One region of Thermodesulfobacteriota bacterium genomic DNA includes:
- a CDS encoding type 1 glutamine amidotransferase, whose amino-acid sequence MSKILVFQHVAYEVLGTLDPLLRGSGIRIKYVNFGRFPNLQPSLEGYRGVIILGGPMNVDQVDQYKHLVTEINLIQDAIKRGLPVLGICLGAQLIAKALGSEVRKNREVEIGWYDVSPTDDGRNDPLINHFRETERIFQWHGDTFNIPNGAVHLASSACCENQAFRYNGNVYGFQFHLEVDRKMIERWLRVPDHKEEIQKTKGRIDPQDIRKETILYIDRLEKLSDIVFGEFIKHFGIKERRHRLPSR is encoded by the coding sequence ATGAGTAAGATTCTGGTTTTTCAACATGTAGCTTATGAGGTTCTAGGAACACTTGATCCACTTTTAAGAGGTTCCGGAATCCGAATAAAGTATGTAAATTTCGGAAGGTTTCCCAATTTACAGCCAAGCCTCGAGGGTTATCGCGGCGTTATTATTCTTGGTGGCCCGATGAATGTCGATCAGGTTGACCAGTACAAGCATTTAGTTACTGAGATAAATTTAATACAAGACGCCATTAAAAGGGGACTTCCTGTACTGGGTATTTGTCTTGGAGCGCAGTTAATAGCCAAGGCGCTTGGCTCTGAGGTTAGGAAGAACAGAGAAGTAGAAATTGGTTGGTACGATGTTTCGCCAACGGATGATGGGAGAAATGATCCTTTGATCAATCACTTTAGGGAAACTGAAAGAATATTTCAATGGCATGGTGATACATTTAACATTCCGAATGGGGCCGTTCATCTTGCAAGCTCAGCTTGCTGTGAAAATCAGGCATTTAGATATAACGGAAACGTATATGGATTTCAATTTCATCTCGAAGTCGACCGAAAAATGATAGAACGTTGGTTACGGGTTCCTGATCATAAGGAGGAAATTCAGAAAACAAAAGGGCGGATCGATCCTCAAGATATTAGGAAAGAAACTATCTTGTACATAGACCGCCTTGAGAAGCTGAGCGACATTGTCTTCGGCGAATTCATTAAACATTTTGGGATAAAGGAGAGGAGGCACAGACTTCCTTCCAGGTAA
- a CDS encoding copper-binding protein: MKTFVVSSTLIAVAVVALGIFVFQQSQKIDALKRGQEVLSKDILGVKQELADSWGKDHLHEAEEWPKFHDASGVLLSKSKNRVVVDEDEIPGVMRAMIMSYDVENPDQLQGLEEGDMVKLRLKETETSLTVEEIKKQ, from the coding sequence ATGAAAACTTTTGTTGTGTCTTCTACACTAATTGCAGTCGCTGTTGTAGCTCTAGGGATTTTCGTTTTTCAACAATCTCAAAAGATTGATGCTCTGAAAAGGGGACAAGAAGTCTTGTCCAAAGATATTCTTGGAGTAAAACAGGAGCTTGCTGATTCCTGGGGGAAAGATCATCTTCATGAAGCAGAAGAATGGCCCAAGTTTCATGATGCATCAGGGGTACTGCTTTCAAAATCCAAAAATCGCGTTGTAGTTGATGAAGATGAGATTCCTGGTGTAATGAGGGCCATGATAATGAGTTATGATGTTGAAAATCCCGATCAGCTTCAGGGCTTAGAAGAGGGAGATATGGTAAAACTTAGACTCAAAGAAACCGAAACATCTTTAACCGTAGAAGAAATCAAGAAACAATAA